The genome window ttttatagGTTTAGACAACTTTTGCACATGTCAAACAAACAGTGTAATCAGATACCAAAACGTGATTAAAATGATTTAATGAAACATAAAACACTATTTCACAGAAAGTCATGAATAATGTTATTTGTTGTGCTAGTTAAAATTATTAGttcatttaatatttaactAAAACTTTGATTATTTTTCCAAAATGGCACATACTATATCAAGATATAGATGTGTTTTGTTTATTTGTTACCTGCAAAACAATAATAAAAGTATGGTCGAAATTTTTAGCAATTTATCATTGTTAACAGTTACATACCTTCGTTAGTGTCTGTCCTGTGAGAACCTATAAGATCTGCTTCAACACCCTGCAATGCCCAATTATGTTCATATATTTCCAATGCTTCCCATTCTGATTTGAATGCAGCTTTTGGATCCGGTGGCATAGACATTGCAGCACCAGATACCTGATCCTGTTGAAGTCTAAAAGCATCTGCAGCATTGCTTTCTCCAAGAACAAGGGTATAAATAGAACGTAATCCAAATACATTAAGAAAGTACCAAGATGCAGATGAAACCCATGCAGCATCAAGGGTAACTAATTCTATACCACGTTGCAACATTGGTTTGAAACGCAATGTCAATGGAAATGGCACTttggctaaaatattattatagatattgttggaagacaaaatatttacaatcaATTTGCTTACAAATATCTTTAATCCACTTACTTGTAACAAAACCAGATAACATCCAATTGATCCATCCACCTATGAGTACAGTTGGTAAAACATTAGTTAGGTTTCCTTTCAACATATCGATAATCGTATTGGGATCTGTCATTGGATTTTGCGATACGGCACGTTTTTGTGTTTTAAAATACCCTGTCTCCTCATTATTAAAGAAATGCCTTCTACTAATAAATGCCATTTTTGGAATGTATTGGCCATTTTCTCTAAGTAATCTAGAGCGTATCATCACTTGACTGTCTTGCACTTGATGAACTTTAACTTTTTTCTGCGAGGCAAGTAATATCGAAACGTAATGACGGATTATTCCCACGAGAAACGTAATTACAACAATTGGCAAGAATACCCAACCCCGAATGTTTGGATCTAAAAGCAACTCAGCCATGCTGCTTGCTGCTGTTCCGAAATTTACACGGATGAAagaagaaatatacgaaaaccaAACAACTTGAAGAACATGCTACAGAGAAAAAATACGTGTACGCGATGCCggcacagacaaggtatacgaaatagaccttacaccttatgaacTTCCGTAACCCAAATTTACCGTCATACCGACCTAAAAattgaggtgattttagcgtcctcttctcatggatggcggtcagttgagaaactcactGAATTAGTGTGATAGGCAAGCAACTAGTGTGTAAATGCATACGAGTTGAAAAGTACGAATTATTCGCAATTCTTTGACTAGTTAAAGTTGTAAATAATTTGCATGTAATCATCGAAGTGAATAATGTTAACAAATTCAAGAATCTTGTCATCTGCTACTATAAATCGACAAAAGTgtgagttatatttaatttgtacattATATCGCCATCCATCAATATGATTTTAAAGTCAAggtatatatttatatgtttATATGTTTTGTATCCGCGGTTTCTACCTGAGGCATCCCTCGAGTTCGTAATACAAGCTTCGTGAAACATCGGGCTTTCCCCCGCCCCGCCAACTAATTCGCGAGCGTTACCGAACACGGCGAAGAACCCATCATTCGTACTTTGAAAACAAACATAGTAAGACGTATCAAGACGTGTTAGCGTTTCGCGACTGAGGTACATATTTCTAACCTTTCGATATTTGCTCATAATTaccaattattgtttaattctgatttaatttgtatttcatTTCTGTTGCAGTCTCTGGTTGAAATTCGTCACCATGGAAACTTTTATTGGCGCGTAAAGGACACCATAACAGATGGCAGACGAGTCGACTTGGAGGGAATATTAGTAATGTTTGAtcaattataacaaaaattaacggaatattaatatttatatatttctatttctttatTAAATCATTCGTTGCAAGCATGGTCATAATGTTCTAATCGGTcattgttaaaataaaatattaaaatcgttaacAAACTTTTTATCTACTTCGATACATATCGAAGTACACAGAAATGGCGTCGGTAGATATTAACGATAAATTgggtaaatttatatttaactgtattctgaTCGCGATTAAATATTCTCGAgtgttgtttatttaattgattgtttatatttctttctttatgaattattgtaattgaaattTGCATATATATTTCGATACAAGTTTAAGAAAACGTAGTAACTGCGAAGTTGGAATATGCTATTCAAGCACAAGTAACCAATGAactttaatttttgcaaatttcggaATCTTTATAAGAATTACCGGATATTCTAACGTTCGATAAAGTAAATATAATCATGCTTACAACTCTAACTATGAAATTTggtgatataatatttataaattgtagATAATATTCTATCGTTGAAATTCTCATTGATTGAGAATATTTTGCCTTCGTGGCATTGAATTTTTACGTGGTAAACTATGTGTATAGTAATATTAAGTAAAGCAGTATTTCTGTTGACGAACTCTAGCataagataaaaaaagaaaaccagTAGGCTAAGCACAGATGTGCTTGTTGTGTTTCTTGTCTCCTGTCCCTTTCTTTTCAGCTCTTTTCTTTCtaggaaatttgttggccgcgtgcaatgcggccggtagattCAGTGTTTGTGCGTAGCAACAAGTTTGTTTCTCGGGGCAAAGTGACCCCGAGTACGTTGTCGTTCACGGTGTTAGGCAAACGCGAAAATAGAAGCAGTGTTTCCTACGCAGTTTTAAATtatttccagagcatcgtggctcttttTGTTTTATGAATCGCGATAATAGAAtcatttgttcgccgatttcaatcttcggtcgcggtaatctaatttaatactttctaattaaattaattaatttttcaatttgaaatttaaactcctcgttaccggaattagaatcagtgcatcacCGAAGAGGACTATTGGGCGATGCTCTACGAGCAAACAATGtaggtataaatttatactttgaaatgtttaattaaaaatctctagagttttaagaatagattctaattgttttcttacagttttcttacagtcACTGAACCTGATCCTGAGAACCAGTAGCAGTACCCGGGGGGTATCGGGCGGTGGACCATGAGcgaacaacgtaagtataaatttatactttgaaatttttaattaaaaatctctattattttaacaatagattctaattgttttctcGTATTCTTACAGTATCTGGACCTGATCCTGGACCTGGACCTGGACCTGAACCTGAACCTGGACCTGGACCTGAACCTGGACCTGGACCTGGACCTGAACCTGGACCTGGACCTGAACCTGGACCTGAACCTGAACCTAATCAACAGGACCATGCTGACTGATGGATGACTTCGAGAACTTCTAGTCATCATTAGTGAGTCGCATGTTATTTgtattcctctggtccccaaccatgttgtaggatgaaagatccatatcaacacgggtgaccagttgtatacttagtatttttgacgagttaagtgaccgcgggtatgaaaaatacccgtgagtagtaacatcaactgttatattttttagagcaggttttagggtcttcttgcactcgcgtttcttaatgttacaaataatataaatagtataaataaaTGATgactattataaaatttttgtaaatatatataacacaatttttataaaatatatgaaacaTTCTTATTAACTTTATATGAATTATATGATTGAGtagaaaatgaattaatataatgtgaaaacattatatttatcaTATGACTGAGTAGAATATGAATGATAATTAATATCACATTGTACAATAAtatacattaatataaattattaaatatcgatCGTTTACTTAATTAATACATTGTTTGATGTATTTAACGTgcaagaaggcatttcgcgacaggtcgatttttgagtcaaagtaacttgcattttatattaatttcactttttttaaaatttactttgacgatagAATCGACTAAGGATAATAGAATATTTCGAATAACAATGTAATGAATTCATTCCaatttttaaagtaaattattttattatgaaatcttaattaaagtcttttattttaaataattaaatttcaattataatagttgttttgaataatagtatttttcaatattaacatattttattattgatatattacatataacaagtcgagtcattttaattaaaaattaaatacgaaatacCGTTTAGCTATTAACCAGTTTTTCTAATTAGGATTTTCAGAttaatttttccgtgttcgttgcccaagttcatgcacatgcccaggtgctatttgcatgagcgaaggcaacggggcacgatgactttatttataacaattcaACATATTGACGACTGACATTGGTTAGTGAATCGTGCGCGACGTACTGTCCACATATGTGTGTTGTGCTTAGgttgtggaagtgcgtcgtttcagatatttttataattgtaatttacATACAGAACTTTATAACATTAGATTTTTATCAGTAATAATATCAAATTTCATTTTAccatttattagaaaaattctTGATCTTAATAGATTTcaatcttaatatttttcaattctcCATAATGGTACATACATTTTATTAAAGACTAGATTTCATATATTAAAACGttctatacaaatatttatgcatataataaaaatacgcaaTGGACACTAGCCTTTGTCAGACGATATCAGAAACTGGTATGTACATTTAGAGTATGAATGTAGTgttatgtccgggtgtcggaggaaccccggggagtcctctctagtttaggtcgcgcccggacattgagaatgagaaccgtggagtgtttgtttgcttgattgagttttgcaattttttaaatatagggttaggtaggtaggtaactttctggtatgtgtgctagatttaagtaggtagggtcagggcaggactgtccacattagcaattcgggtaggcgcgttttcgcgtggcagtcctgttcctgtagttacgatttcgagggtagaaatcttgctgattcaaacggtgcatgctgtttgttttagcttcattttcgactcctcgaatcgcgcgactcttaaagtcgctctctcgcgctcgcggtcgtgattaggtcccttacgaaacgttcgtcccgctcgagattcaccacgtatgctcgaccaacaattcgtatattgttggaagactacgtattgcacaaaatctcgagcacggtcttaagtaagtttcagactttggcaggaccgccgaagaaagaaaaggctctatatgggctgaagaggccctgacaaactgtttcaagagtgggctacaacgaatggcttttcatcttcatctttggatgaggatggaaagtcattcctattactactttgtcacttaactcgtctgtagttgtagttagtttatttttctggctggctcacgtatgcatgtactttgtacatgattgcaccatacatgccagccatccctcccctgtattctgttggctggctcacgtatgcatgtacctggtacatgattgcaccatacatgccagccatcaggaCAATTCGCGGTTATGATATACATAGAGTTGCGAACAtgtaataatcgcgtttgcttgtagagttgcgaattcttATTTTTCGCGTTGTCTTTTCAGAGTAGCGTTGCGACTTGCAATTCGCGATTGTTTTCATGCAAACCTAGGTACTGAATGTTTGCTTAAAAATAGTGTTACGAATGAATGACAAACGCGattgctcgtagagttgcgatTTACTAttcttcgcgtttgcttttcagggtagtgttgcgaataatcacgattcgcgttgcttttttacttttttatacatataatggatgtcaaccgcgtttgcaatttttatattataaattagagttgcgatcTTGATATATCGTGCGATTTTTTTATTAGCTTTGCGATATTTTCAATGCCCAAATTCAACCCCGATTGTAGTATTAGAAGTAGTTAGTTTGTGGCCAGTACATGTGTATATACATGTACAATTAGCCCGTGATTAAAGTTAGAGTCGCGAATAatacaatgttcgcgtttgctcgtagagttgcgaataaatatttatcgcgttgatatTTCAGTGTTGCGAATAAATACGATACGCGATTGTCTTTATGCAAACCTAGGAACCGggcgtttgctttaaaaatagcgtttcgaattattagtaaacgcgattgctaTTAGAgtagcgaattactatttttcgcgtttgcttttcagggtagtgttgcgaataattaccattcgcgattgcttttattcttgcaaatcgcgtttggaatttttctattataaattagcgttgcgattattagtttatcgcgttgttgcctcgtagtgttgcgatatttaaaacgtctaacttcatccccatatgtgccactctattgtagtttgaagtagcTTGAAGTAGTTAGTTTGTTTTATGCATGTATGTTGCAGCTACAACTGAAGACGCCAGCACCTGAtccagcatttttgggcaacgcgatttgcattagcgttgcgaaacataaatatattttcattaaagatagagttgcgaatatacaataatcgcgtttgcatgtagagttgcgaattcctatttttcgcgtttccttttcaggttagtgttgcgaattccatacgcgattggtgttatttttatttaagaatagcgttgcgaatgcaCTGATCGGTTTGttcttagcgttgcgaattactatttttcgcgttgcttttcagggtagtgttgcgaacaattacgattcgcggttgcttttacTGTTGTAAATCGCGTtagaaatttttctattataaattagcgttgcgattttgATATATCgtgttttttattaattagagttgcgatccaATGCCCAAAAGCTGGCCAAAATGCTGACCATTGATCCAGGATCATCACGACACAACCTCGAATGGCTCAACTTTcttattaaaattagtgttgcgtatTATTTGatatgggtgcacgcgatttAATAAATAAAGCAACCTTGTGTGGTTAATTTTTCGAATAATAAGCACCCCTCGCGACTTTTGTATTttgtaaattagcgttgcgacagAAAGAATAGTCCACTCACGGGTTGTTATTTGAATTTACAAGTGGACAGTTTATTctatgtaaaatatatattttttttatatattcgtCAATAGATATACTGCTTGAAAGTACTGTTGTATGTGTATACATGAACTCGTAATTTTCCTGTATTCATACATTTTTATCACAGATTTGTGatgtatttaaaattgctaTTAAATTGATCGTAGATTGAATTCGCGATTTCAATGTGCAATGTATATCACTAATTATTCATTGTTAGAGTTGTTAATTTTTACGGGATATAGTGACTTTTCCGACTGCAATATTTCTTTGTAAATAgtggatttttttataaatattcggaATTATTTGCAAAAATCATAGTTTGACCGCGATCCttatttcaatcgatgaaaaataaaatacttgCATCAAAAGGATATGcaaaattgcaatttaatatttcatattGAGAATTAATTACCGCGTAGAATCGATATTTGTGTTCGTTATTGCTTTTTTTTGTACAAACCTAACTTAGTAttcaatacagtaaaatataattatttcaatttatAAGTTTTGCAATTCTTTTCAAGTTTCTTCGACATTGTTCTCTTCATTCTCGTAATATTTATGTttctaaattttataatatcaaTTTTGCAATGATCGATAAACATGAGTATTGACAGTACATAATTGTTCTTTTTTGAGTCCACTAATACATTTTCATTCCAGCAATTAATCCTTTGAACAAGTTCTTTTTACAGAGTATATAAACATAGAAGAAGGGAATTGAAGAGGGCAAATGGAAAGACTTCACATGTTAAAAGTTACAAGATACAAGATTCGAATTTCACTGTTCTTAGGGAAGTGTACCTATCTCATACAATTCTATTTATTGTCTCAATTTATGTTTCAGgtaaacatcgtgggattaataAAAACACCAAAAAGAAAACATCGTCTTATATTTCTTTGTTTTatatgatttatatttattgtGTATGAATGTCTGTCTTAggaaaacatcgtgggattaatacaaacaccaagaagaaaatatcctCCGATGTCTCTACAAATTGCGTTAGAATTAAGtaaaaatgtatatagattataAGATACATAAGCAAATGGGGCGCGTATGTTAAGTACTATCGAAACCCAAATCCACATTTACATAAAAATGATTAGTATTAAGATACGTATCAACGTCGATTGGAGTGGAACCAATTGATATTAAATCATCATATTACACATATACACATAAAATCACACATATACACATATTGGTATTCTAATACTAAGTGATAGTCGGAGTTCATACGTGCAATCGCACATTACTTCGTTCTTCAATGTCTTATTAGACACTGTCGAAATACAACGTCGATTAGAGTGGAAACAATTGATATTAATACCAATTGGTCGTTAGAGTTCAtccgtgcagttgcacatttttatttcgtttttggAAAACATGTCATTTCACATGTATTCATACTTTGTTAGATTAGTGGTCTGTTTATCAGAATTTTCTTCTGAGAACTATTATTAGTTTGTTGTTAGTTTCTATCAATGGTCGAATTTCGATAGTTTTTCTCTTAGGAGAAAATTTCCAAAGGTGTTTGTTAGGATTCCTCGCCAAAGgaagggtggttggggcgaggctagggcgggtctccattcgcagcaacctcctcgtggtgagacctgggtaatattatttagcgtttaattaataatcttaGCTggataatgcaattattaattaaaaactaaataatattagcaaattaggctgcgatccgctttgcataggtcatcataaatgtagagcttcttcgctagatcatttttgattctcattgatcatcaaagattctaaagtattgtcaaagacgaggtatacgagtagatctttcacccagtgTATTTTTTcgatccatttttatggggtctcgaaaccccattaccattttcgtgtcactcacaACGTTACCAATAGAttgagaaatgaattttaatcccttccatagtcaactcacatgtacttACGTaacactacagctgtttgctTATCAATACTaactcagtgaatagtttctcaattgaccgccatccatgagaagaggtcgctaaaatcatctccgaattttcaggtcggtatgacaGTCAGATTGAACcgtgaaagtccataaggtgaaagcacCGACGAGCTACATACTTCATAATACTCTATAGTATTACTCTATAATTACTCTATAGTTACTGACATCTAGGAACGGTATTAGAAACTTGTCGTTAAACACCTGGTTTTTAAATTGCAAGTGTTGTTCGCTGTGCTCGTAGTTATTGCAACGCTCCGCATAATAAAAATTGGACCTCTTTcgttaattaattatattttactcgagtaTTCAAGAACGAAGTTTCCGTAGATTGAGTGGTAAATCGAATCTGTGAACTGTGGCGTAGTATCGTGGTtgcatcatttttggtaatacgTTGAATTCCAGGTAAAAATTTGCCCGAGAgaatttcatcgattgaaattgtttaatttcaccAAGTATCGATACAATGACGCGATACCTGACTGGTAATAACTCGAGGTCCTTCCC of Colletes latitarsis isolate SP2378_abdomen chromosome 3, iyColLati1, whole genome shotgun sequence contains these proteins:
- the Emc3 gene encoding ER membrane protein complex subunit 3 gives rise to the protein MAELLLDPNIRGWVFLPIVVITFLVGIIRHYVSILLASQKKVKVHQVQDSQVMIRSRLLRENGQYIPKMAFISRRHFFNNEETGYFKTQKRAVSQNPMTDPNTIIDMLKGNLTNVLPTVLIGGWINWMLSGFVTTKVPFPLTLRFKPMLQRGIELVTLDAAWVSSASWYFLNVFGLRSIYTLVLGESNAADAFRLQQDQVSGAAMSMPPDPKAAFKSEWEALEIYEHNWALQGVEADLIGSHRTDTNEGNK